A single region of the Variovorax paradoxus genome encodes:
- the fabI gene encoding enoyl-ACP reductase FabI — translation MGFLSGKKLLITGVLSNRSIAYGIAKACHEQGAELAFSYVGERFKDRITEFAADFDSKLIFDCDVGDDAQIDKLFADLAQTWPKFDGFVHSIGFAPREAIAGDFLEGLSREGFKIAHDISAYSFPAMAKAALPYLNDKSALLTLTYLGAERALPNYNTMGLAKASLEASVRYTAASLGPKGMRVNGISAGPIKTLAASGIKGFGKMLSAVADASPIRRNVTIEEVGNVAAFLLSDLASGVTAEITYVDGGFSNVVAGMAE, via the coding sequence ATGGGCTTTCTTTCCGGCAAAAAACTGTTGATCACCGGCGTGTTGAGCAATCGCTCCATTGCCTACGGCATCGCCAAGGCCTGCCACGAACAAGGCGCCGAGCTCGCCTTCAGCTATGTCGGCGAACGGTTCAAGGACCGTATCACCGAATTCGCCGCCGATTTCGACTCCAAGCTGATTTTCGACTGCGACGTGGGCGACGACGCGCAGATCGACAAGCTTTTTGCCGATCTGGCGCAGACCTGGCCCAAGTTCGACGGTTTCGTTCACAGCATCGGCTTCGCACCGCGTGAGGCCATCGCAGGCGACTTTCTCGAGGGGCTCTCGCGCGAGGGCTTCAAGATTGCACACGACATCAGCGCCTACAGCTTTCCGGCGATGGCCAAGGCGGCCCTGCCCTACCTGAACGACAAGTCGGCGCTCCTGACGTTGACCTACCTGGGTGCCGAGCGCGCGCTGCCCAACTACAACACCATGGGCCTGGCCAAGGCCTCGCTCGAAGCTTCGGTGCGCTACACCGCGGCCTCGCTCGGCCCCAAGGGCATGCGGGTCAACGGCATCAGCGCCGGCCCGATCAAGACGCTGGCGGCCAGCGGTATCAAGGGCTTCGGCAAGATGCTGTCCGCCGTGGCAGACGCCTCTCCGATCCGCCGCAACGTGACGATCGAAGAAGTCGGCAACGTGGCCGCCTTTCTGCTGAGCGACCTGGCCAGCGGCGTCACGGCCGAAATCACCTACGTGGATGGCGGCTTCAGCAACGTCGTGGCGGGAATGGCCGAATAA
- a CDS encoding NfeD family protein, with the protein MANSTIWWLIAGAAIVLELLSGTVYLLLLATGFAAAAIAAHLGLGMVTQLVVAAVVGVGAVLVWYAVQRRRPAAPPTEANRDVNMDIGEIIHVEAWTPEGTATVRYRGAQWTVVQRAGRVPSAGEHRVVEVIGSRLVVEKT; encoded by the coding sequence ATGGCGAATTCCACCATCTGGTGGCTGATAGCGGGAGCCGCGATCGTGCTCGAATTGCTCTCGGGTACGGTCTACCTGTTGCTGCTGGCCACCGGCTTTGCAGCCGCAGCCATTGCCGCGCACCTGGGCCTGGGCATGGTCACGCAGCTGGTCGTGGCGGCCGTGGTCGGCGTGGGTGCAGTGCTGGTCTGGTATGCCGTGCAGCGCAGGCGGCCGGCCGCACCGCCCACCGAGGCGAATCGCGACGTCAACATGGACATCGGCGAAATCATCCACGTGGAGGCATGGACCCCCGAAGGCACCGCCACCGTGCGCTATCGTGGCGCCCAGTGGACCGTGGTGCAGCGCGCAGGCCGCGTCCCGTCGGCCGGAGAGCACCGCGTGGTCGAAGTCATCGGCAGCCGCCTCGTGGTCGAAAAGACCTAA
- a CDS encoding arginine/lysine/ornithine decarboxylase, which yields MKFRFPIVIIDEDFRSENTSGLGIRALAQAFESEGFEVLGVTSYGDLSQFAQQQSRASAFILSIDDEEFTVGPDLDPAVLSLRNFIGEVRRKNADVPIYIYGETKTSRHIPNDILRELHGFIHMFEDTPEFVARHIIREAKSYLEGVQPPFFKALIDYAEDGSYSWHCPGHSGGVAFLKSPVGQMFHQFFGENMLRADVCNAVEELGQLLDHTGPVAASERNAARIFNADHCFFVTNGTSTSNKMVWHHTVAPDDVVVVDRNCHKSILHAIIMTGAIPVFMKPTRNHFGIIGPIPKSEFEQSAIKAKIKANPLLADVDANKVKPRVMTLTQSTYDGVIYNTETIKGMLDGYVDTLHFDEAWLPHAAFHPFYGAYHAMGKRRVRPKESLVFATQSTHKLLAGISQASHVLVQDSQNRALDRDLFNEAYLMHSSTSPQYAIIASCDVAAAMMEPPGGTALVEESILEALDFRRAMRKVEEEFGKDEWWFKVWGPEKLVDEGIGRAEDWIMTGEKNGKPSKSKKSPRNWHGFGELADGFNMLDPIKSTIVTPGLDLEGNFAETGIPASVVTKFLAEHGVIVEKTGLYSFFIMFTIGITKGRWNTLLTALQQFKDDYARNQPMWRILPEFCQQHPGYERLGLRDLCQHIHQLYARYDVARLTTEMYLSDLTPAMKPSDAFAHIAHRKTERVEIDELEGRITTSLITPYPPGIPLLIPGEVFNKKIVDYLKFSREFNLQCPGFETDIHGLVARIDETGKKRYYADCVAAPKK from the coding sequence ATGAAATTTCGCTTCCCCATCGTCATCATCGACGAGGACTTCCGCTCCGAAAACACCTCGGGCCTCGGTATTCGCGCGCTTGCGCAGGCCTTCGAAAGCGAGGGCTTCGAGGTGCTGGGCGTCACGAGCTACGGTGACCTGAGCCAGTTCGCCCAGCAGCAAAGCCGTGCCAGCGCGTTCATCCTGTCGATCGACGACGAGGAATTCACCGTGGGTCCCGACCTGGACCCCGCCGTGCTCAGCCTGCGGAACTTCATTGGCGAGGTGCGCCGCAAGAACGCCGATGTGCCGATCTATATTTACGGCGAAACCAAGACTTCGCGCCATATTCCGAACGACATCTTGCGCGAGCTGCACGGCTTCATCCACATGTTCGAGGACACGCCGGAGTTTGTGGCGCGCCACATCATCCGCGAGGCCAAGAGCTATCTCGAAGGCGTGCAGCCGCCGTTCTTCAAGGCGCTGATCGACTACGCGGAAGACGGCTCGTACTCCTGGCACTGTCCGGGCCACTCGGGCGGCGTGGCGTTCCTGAAGAGCCCGGTGGGCCAGATGTTTCACCAGTTCTTCGGCGAGAACATGCTGCGCGCCGACGTCTGCAACGCGGTGGAAGAACTCGGCCAGCTGCTCGACCACACCGGCCCGGTGGCGGCCAGCGAGCGCAATGCGGCGCGCATCTTCAATGCCGACCATTGCTTCTTCGTGACCAATGGCACCAGCACCAGCAACAAGATGGTGTGGCACCACACGGTGGCGCCCGACGACGTGGTGGTGGTCGACCGCAACTGCCACAAGTCGATCTTGCACGCGATCATCATGACCGGCGCGATTCCGGTCTTCATGAAGCCCACGCGCAACCACTTCGGCATCATCGGCCCCATTCCGAAGAGCGAGTTCGAGCAGAGCGCGATCAAGGCCAAGATCAAGGCCAATCCGCTGCTGGCCGACGTGGACGCGAACAAGGTCAAGCCGCGCGTGATGACGCTCACACAGTCGACCTACGACGGCGTGATCTACAACACCGAGACCATCAAGGGCATGCTCGACGGCTACGTCGACACACTGCACTTCGACGAGGCGTGGCTGCCGCATGCGGCTTTCCACCCGTTCTATGGCGCCTACCACGCCATGGGCAAGCGCCGCGTGCGCCCGAAGGAATCGCTGGTGTTTGCCACGCAATCGACGCACAAGCTGCTGGCGGGCATCAGCCAGGCCAGCCATGTGCTGGTGCAAGACTCGCAGAACCGCGCGCTCGACCGCGACCTGTTCAACGAGGCCTACCTGATGCATTCGTCGACCAGCCCGCAGTACGCGATTATCGCGAGCTGCGACGTGGCCGCCGCCATGATGGAGCCGCCCGGCGGCACGGCGCTGGTGGAAGAGAGCATTCTCGAGGCGCTCGACTTCCGCCGCGCCATGCGCAAGGTGGAGGAGGAGTTCGGCAAGGACGAATGGTGGTTCAAGGTCTGGGGGCCCGAAAAGCTCGTCGACGAAGGCATCGGCCGCGCCGAAGACTGGATCATGACGGGCGAGAAGAACGGCAAGCCGAGCAAGAGCAAGAAGTCGCCGCGCAACTGGCACGGCTTTGGCGAACTGGCCGACGGCTTCAACATGCTCGACCCGATCAAGTCGACCATCGTGACCCCCGGCCTGGACCTCGAGGGCAACTTTGCCGAGACCGGCATCCCAGCGAGCGTCGTGACCAAGTTCCTCGCCGAGCACGGCGTGATCGTGGAGAAGACCGGGCTCTACAGCTTCTTCATCATGTTCACCATCGGCATTACCAAGGGGCGCTGGAACACGCTGCTCACGGCGCTGCAGCAGTTCAAGGACGACTACGCGCGCAACCAGCCGATGTGGCGCATCCTGCCCGAGTTCTGCCAGCAGCACCCCGGCTACGAGCGCCTGGGCCTGCGCGACCTGTGCCAGCACATCCACCAGCTGTACGCGCGCTACGACGTGGCGCGCCTCACGACCGAGATGTACCTGAGCGACCTGACGCCGGCCATGAAGCCCAGCGACGCCTTCGCCCACATTGCGCACCGCAAGACCGAGCGCGTGGAAATCGACGAGCTCGAAGGCCGCATCACCACCAGCCTGATCACGCCGTACCCACCGGGCATTCCGCTGCTCATTCCGGGCGAAGTGTTCAACAAGAAGATCGTTGACTACCTCAAGTTCTCGCGCGAGTTCAACCTTCAGTGCCCGGGCTTCGAGACCGATATCCACGGCCTGGTGGCGCGCATCGACGAGACCGGCAAGAAGCGCTACTACGCGGACTGCGTGGCCGCGCCGAAGAAATAA
- a CDS encoding DNA ligase — translation MLNRRFFLLTGLGALAAGAAAARGAAPGLMLAEVYRPGMSLADYWVSEKYDGVRGYWDGKRLWTRGGEPVVAPAWFTAPLPKQPLDGELWAGRGQFAHAVSTVRSQTPNDSAWHSMRFMVFDLPSQGGDFTARLAALRKLLPITDAPWVVPVPQERATTHADLQALLDKTVKMGGEGLMLHRGGSLYRAERNNDLLKLKPHEDADARVVGHAPGKGRHSGRLGALLVETPEGKRFKLGTGLTDAERDNPPAVGSWVTYRFNGMNASGLPRFARFMRVRIDLPS, via the coding sequence TTGCTGAATCGACGCTTCTTCCTGCTCACCGGCCTTGGCGCGCTGGCGGCCGGTGCGGCCGCGGCGCGCGGTGCCGCTCCGGGGCTGATGCTCGCCGAGGTCTATCGCCCCGGGATGTCGTTGGCCGACTACTGGGTCAGCGAAAAGTACGACGGGGTGCGCGGCTACTGGGACGGCAAGCGGCTCTGGACGCGCGGCGGCGAGCCGGTGGTGGCGCCTGCCTGGTTTACAGCGCCGCTGCCAAAGCAGCCGCTCGACGGCGAGTTGTGGGCCGGCCGGGGCCAGTTTGCACACGCCGTTTCCACGGTGCGCAGCCAAACGCCCAACGACAGCGCCTGGCACAGCATGCGCTTCATGGTGTTCGACCTGCCGAGCCAGGGCGGCGATTTCACGGCGCGGCTCGCGGCCTTGCGAAAGCTGCTGCCGATCACCGACGCCCCTTGGGTCGTGCCCGTGCCGCAAGAGCGGGCCACCACGCATGCGGACCTGCAGGCGCTGCTCGACAAGACGGTGAAGATGGGCGGCGAAGGCCTCATGCTGCACCGGGGCGGATCGCTCTATCGCGCGGAACGCAACAACGACCTGCTCAAGCTAAAGCCTCATGAAGACGCCGATGCCCGCGTGGTGGGCCATGCGCCGGGCAAAGGCAGGCACAGTGGGCGCCTGGGTGCACTGCTGGTCGAAACGCCCGAGGGCAAGCGCTTCAAGCTCGGCACTGGCCTGACCGACGCCGAGCGCGACAATCCGCCCGCAGTCGGCAGTTGGGTCACCTACCGCTTCAATGGCATGAACGCCAGCGGCCTGCCGAGATTTGCACGCTTCATGCGGGTACGGATCGACCTGCCCTCTTGA
- a CDS encoding microcin C ABC transporter permease YejB: MLSYVLKRLLLFIPTLLGVLLVTFLVIQFVPGGPVEQYLAEAKTAGAGGGGGFESGGGSYRGNQGVDPKRLEQIKALYGFDKPPHERLWQMLGQFARFDLGRSFFQNKDVWTLILEKLPVSISLGLWTFFISYGVAVPLGVAKAVKAGTRFDLISTLIVLIGYAIPGFVLGVALLVIFGGQLQWFPLRGLTSSNWDELSWGARIVDYLWHITLPVTAMVLGSFAVTAMLTKNAFLEEIRKQYVLTARAKGLGERQVLWKHVFRNALIPIITGLPSAFIGAFFAGSLLIETLFSLDGLGLLGYESVIRRDYPVVLGTLYLFTLIGLVTKLISDLCYVWVDPRVKFD; this comes from the coding sequence GTGCTCTCCTATGTACTCAAGCGGCTCTTGCTGTTCATTCCCACGCTGCTGGGCGTCTTGCTGGTCACTTTCCTGGTGATCCAGTTCGTGCCGGGTGGGCCGGTAGAGCAATACCTGGCCGAGGCAAAAACAGCGGGTGCCGGCGGCGGGGGCGGTTTCGAATCGGGCGGCGGTTCCTACCGGGGCAACCAGGGCGTCGATCCGAAACGGCTCGAACAGATCAAGGCGCTCTACGGCTTCGACAAGCCGCCGCACGAACGCCTCTGGCAGATGCTCGGCCAATTCGCCCGCTTCGATCTAGGCAGGAGCTTCTTCCAGAACAAGGATGTGTGGACGCTGATTCTCGAGAAGCTGCCGGTATCCATCAGCCTCGGCCTATGGACGTTTTTCATCAGCTACGGCGTCGCGGTGCCGTTGGGCGTCGCCAAGGCGGTCAAGGCGGGGACGCGCTTCGATCTGATCAGCACGCTCATCGTGCTCATCGGCTATGCCATTCCCGGCTTTGTGCTGGGGGTGGCGCTGCTGGTGATCTTCGGCGGCCAGCTTCAGTGGTTTCCATTGCGAGGATTGACCTCGTCCAACTGGGATGAGCTGAGCTGGGGCGCCCGCATCGTCGACTACCTCTGGCACATCACGCTGCCCGTCACCGCCATGGTGCTCGGCAGCTTTGCGGTAACGGCCATGCTCACCAAGAACGCTTTTCTCGAAGAAATTCGCAAGCAATACGTTCTCACCGCCCGCGCCAAAGGGCTGGGTGAGCGGCAGGTGCTGTGGAAGCATGTGTTCCGCAATGCGCTCATCCCGATCATCACGGGCCTGCCATCAGCCTTCATCGGCGCATTCTTCGCGGGCTCGCTGCTCATCGAAACGCTGTTCTCTCTCGATGGGTTGGGCTTGCTCGGCTATGAGAGCGTGATTCGGCGCGACTACCCGGTGGTGCTCGGCACCCTGTACCTCTTCACGCTGATCGGCCTGGTGACCAAGCTGATTTCCGATCTCTGTTATGTCTGGGTGGACCCGCGTGTCAAATTCGACTGA
- a CDS encoding extracellular solute-binding protein, with product MRFTWAWLLALCAVPAWGAHGYALWDDLKYAPGFQSFDYVNPDAPKGGELRLVSNQRYSTFDKYNPFTIKGAPPAYLDGLLFDSLLTGSMDETASGYGLLAEDVSVAPDRRSVTFRLRPEARFHNGMPVEAADVKHSYDTLIGPFTSPGYKTMLQEVEGADVLDARTIRFRFKTPNRELPLIVGGLPVFSRAWGVENGKAKPFDQVVMDTPIGSGAYKIGPVRFGKDITYVRDPNYWGRNLAVNRGAQNFDRITIKIYKDNTARLEALKAGEFDMMSFYSAGDWARRVTGKRFDSGELIKREFPHKKPSGFQSFVLNSRRDKLSDPRVREALGLALDYEWMNRQMFYNGYPRVKDLFGNTDCEAQGLPSAEERALLEPWRGKIPEASFGPMYAPPTTEGAGQSLRNNLRRARDLLKTAGWEYRDGALRNAKGEAMTLEYLDSKEGGVRTVSPWMRNLEKLGISLNFAPVDFALYQERLDRFEFDITTINFPGTNNPGQQLLEIFGSKAAKTESSGNYMGVSTPAVDALLKKIVEADSKAELLPACRALDRVVMHSHYLIPQWTLTSHRVAYDDRRLAFKAPMPPYAGAEAWVMGTWWAKPQKQ from the coding sequence ATGCGGTTTACCTGGGCTTGGTTATTGGCGTTGTGCGCGGTTCCCGCATGGGGGGCGCACGGATATGCACTTTGGGATGACCTGAAATACGCGCCCGGCTTCCAGTCGTTCGACTACGTCAACCCCGATGCACCCAAGGGCGGCGAGCTCCGGCTCGTGAGCAACCAGCGCTATTCGACTTTCGACAAGTACAACCCCTTCACCATCAAGGGTGCGCCGCCGGCCTACCTGGATGGCCTGCTGTTCGACTCGCTGCTGACCGGATCGATGGACGAAACCGCCTCGGGCTACGGCCTGCTGGCCGAAGACGTCTCGGTTGCGCCGGACCGTCGCAGCGTCACGTTCCGGCTGCGTCCGGAGGCCCGCTTTCACAACGGCATGCCCGTGGAAGCCGCCGATGTGAAGCACAGCTACGACACGCTGATCGGCCCGTTCACCTCGCCGGGATACAAGACCATGCTGCAGGAGGTGGAGGGCGCCGACGTGCTTGACGCCCGCACCATCCGCTTCCGCTTCAAGACGCCGAACCGAGAGCTGCCTTTGATCGTGGGCGGCCTGCCGGTCTTCAGCCGTGCTTGGGGCGTGGAGAACGGCAAGGCCAAGCCTTTCGACCAGGTGGTGATGGACACCCCGATAGGCAGCGGGGCCTACAAGATCGGACCCGTACGCTTCGGCAAGGACATCACCTATGTGCGCGATCCCAATTACTGGGGGCGCAATCTGGCGGTGAACCGCGGCGCGCAGAACTTCGACCGCATCACCATCAAGATCTACAAGGACAACACGGCCCGCTTGGAGGCGTTGAAGGCCGGGGAATTCGACATGATGAGCTTCTATTCGGCGGGCGACTGGGCGCGCCGGGTCACGGGCAAGCGCTTCGACTCCGGTGAGCTCATCAAGCGGGAGTTTCCGCACAAGAAGCCTTCCGGGTTCCAGAGCTTCGTGCTGAACAGCCGCCGCGACAAGCTGAGCGATCCGCGTGTGCGGGAGGCGCTGGGCCTGGCGCTGGACTATGAGTGGATGAACCGCCAGATGTTCTACAACGGCTATCCACGCGTGAAGGACCTGTTCGGCAACACCGATTGCGAGGCCCAGGGCTTGCCCTCCGCGGAAGAGAGGGCGCTGCTCGAACCGTGGCGAGGCAAGATTCCCGAGGCGAGCTTCGGCCCGATGTATGCCCCGCCCACCACGGAAGGCGCCGGCCAGTCGCTGCGCAACAACCTTCGACGCGCCCGCGACCTGCTGAAAACCGCCGGCTGGGAGTACCGGGACGGCGCACTGCGCAACGCCAAGGGCGAGGCAATGACGCTGGAATACCTGGACAGCAAGGAAGGCGGCGTGCGCACGGTGTCGCCATGGATGCGCAACCTCGAAAAGCTCGGCATCTCGCTGAACTTCGCGCCGGTCGACTTCGCGCTCTACCAGGAGCGCCTCGACCGGTTCGAGTTCGACATCACCACGATCAACTTTCCGGGCACCAACAACCCGGGCCAGCAACTTCTCGAAATCTTCGGCAGCAAGGCCGCAAAGACGGAGAGCTCGGGCAACTACATGGGCGTGTCCACGCCCGCGGTCGACGCGCTGCTGAAGAAAATCGTGGAAGCAGACAGCAAGGCCGAGCTTCTGCCCGCGTGCCGCGCACTGGACCGGGTGGTCATGCACAGCCACTACCTGATTCCCCAATGGACGCTGACCTCGCACCGGGTCGCCTACGACGACCGGCGGCTGGCGTTCAAGGCGCCCATGCCGCCGTATGCCGGTGCCGAAGCCTGGGTCATGGGAACCTGGTGGGCCAAGCCGCAGAAACAATAG
- a CDS encoding response regulator, translating into MALITFLVEDNKTIRDNLVPALEDLVNGQVVGFAETESAALAWLAAHPHDWQLLIIDLFLKEGSGLGVLSGCKTRGPGQRVVVLSNYVTADIRARCEALGADAVFDKSRDLDAFIEYCNTDRPSGHAALT; encoded by the coding sequence ATGGCCCTCATCACGTTCCTCGTCGAGGACAACAAGACCATCAGAGACAACCTGGTTCCGGCCCTCGAGGACCTGGTCAATGGACAGGTCGTCGGGTTTGCTGAAACCGAGTCGGCCGCGCTCGCCTGGCTTGCCGCCCATCCCCACGACTGGCAGCTTCTCATCATCGACCTGTTCCTGAAGGAAGGCTCCGGCCTTGGCGTGCTCTCGGGCTGCAAAACACGCGGACCCGGGCAACGCGTGGTGGTGCTGAGCAACTACGTCACGGCCGACATCCGCGCTCGCTGCGAGGCACTGGGCGCCGATGCGGTCTTCGACAAATCGCGCGATCTCGACGCCTTCATCGAGTACTGCAACACCGACCGGCCCTCGGGCCACGCCGCCCTCACCTGA
- a CDS encoding ABC transporter permease, whose translation MSGWTRVSNSTESAISAAVPAGLNANAVPNTSAHASPGRRAWIRFKRNRLGYWSLVIFAAMVVLSLFAEVLSTDKPLVLRYEGRTYFPVLRDYSEKTFGGDFETPADYLDPFIRERITQGGNWAIYAPNPYGPKTLNYFAKAPSPAAPTGDNFFGTDDRGRDLLAQLIYGFRVSVLFGLALTAIGTVLGVIAGAVQGYFAGKVDLAFQRFIEIWSSMPELYLLIIFSAIFAPSVALLLILLSLFGWMGLADYVRAEFLRNRQMDYVRAARALGVGNLQIMWRHILPNSMVPVVTFLPFRMSAAILALTSLDFLGLGVPPGTPSLGELLSQGKANIDAWWISLSTFGVLVVTLMLLTFMGDALRDALDPRKADK comes from the coding sequence ATGTCTGGGTGGACCCGCGTGTCAAATTCGACTGAGAGCGCGATTTCCGCCGCGGTGCCGGCCGGCCTGAACGCCAACGCCGTGCCGAATACCTCCGCGCATGCTTCTCCCGGCCGCCGTGCGTGGATACGCTTCAAGCGCAACCGCCTTGGCTATTGGAGCCTGGTGATCTTCGCCGCGATGGTGGTGCTGAGCCTGTTTGCCGAAGTGCTGTCGACCGACAAGCCGCTGGTTCTGCGCTATGAGGGGCGCACCTATTTCCCGGTGCTGCGCGACTACTCCGAGAAAACGTTCGGCGGCGATTTCGAGACACCGGCCGACTACCTCGATCCCTTCATTCGCGAGCGCATCACGCAAGGTGGCAACTGGGCGATTTACGCGCCCAATCCCTACGGGCCGAAGACGCTGAACTACTTCGCCAAGGCGCCGAGTCCGGCGGCTCCCACAGGCGATAACTTCTTTGGCACGGACGACCGCGGGCGCGACCTGCTGGCGCAGCTGATCTACGGTTTTCGCGTCAGCGTGCTGTTCGGCCTGGCGCTCACCGCCATCGGCACGGTGCTTGGCGTGATCGCGGGTGCGGTGCAGGGCTATTTCGCCGGAAAGGTCGACCTCGCGTTCCAGCGTTTCATCGAGATATGGAGCTCGATGCCCGAGTTGTACCTGCTAATCATCTTCAGCGCGATCTTCGCGCCAAGCGTGGCGTTGTTGCTGATCTTGCTGAGCCTTTTCGGATGGATGGGCCTGGCCGACTACGTGCGCGCCGAATTCCTGCGCAACCGCCAGATGGACTACGTGCGCGCCGCGCGCGCCCTTGGCGTGGGCAACCTGCAGATCATGTGGCGCCACATCCTTCCCAACAGCATGGTGCCGGTTGTCACCTTCCTGCCGTTTCGCATGAGCGCGGCCATCCTGGCGCTGACCTCGCTCGACTTTCTTGGGCTTGGCGTGCCGCCGGGCACGCCGTCGCTCGGCGAACTGCTGAGCCAGGGCAAGGCCAACATCGATGCCTGGTGGATTTCGCTTTCCACGTTCGGTGTGCTGGTCGTCACGCTGATGCTGCTGACCTTCATGGGCGACGCGCTGCGCGACGCGCTCGATCCACGGAAGGCCGACAAATGA
- a CDS encoding SPFH domain-containing protein — MEFSVPIIILVIAIIFISQSVKFVPQQNAWVRERLGKYHGTMTPGPNFLIPFIDRVAYKHSLKEIPLDVPSQICITRDNTQLQVDGILYFQVTDPMRASYGSSNYIVAVTQLAQTSLRSVIGKLELDKTFEERDVINAQVVAAIDEAALNWGVKVLRYEIKDLTPPKEILLAMQAQITAERGKRALIAASEGRRQEQINIATGEREAFIARSEGEKQAQINNAQGEAAAITAVATATADAIERVAAAIRQPGGEQAVQLKVAERAVDAYGKVAADSKTTLIVPSNMSETAALIASAMRMVQAGKPQNPA; from the coding sequence ATGGAATTTTCGGTTCCCATCATCATCCTGGTCATTGCGATCATCTTCATCAGCCAGTCGGTCAAGTTCGTGCCGCAGCAGAACGCATGGGTGCGCGAGCGCCTGGGCAAGTACCACGGCACCATGACGCCCGGCCCCAACTTCCTGATTCCGTTCATCGACCGGGTCGCCTACAAGCACAGCCTGAAGGAAATTCCGCTCGACGTGCCCAGCCAGATCTGCATCACGCGGGACAACACCCAGCTGCAGGTCGACGGCATCCTGTACTTCCAGGTGACCGACCCGATGCGCGCGAGCTACGGCTCGTCCAACTACATCGTGGCCGTGACGCAGCTGGCGCAAACGTCGCTGCGCAGCGTGATCGGCAAGCTCGAGCTCGACAAGACCTTCGAGGAGCGCGACGTCATCAATGCGCAAGTGGTTGCCGCCATCGACGAGGCGGCGCTCAACTGGGGCGTGAAGGTGCTGCGCTACGAAATCAAGGATCTGACCCCGCCCAAGGAAATTCTGCTGGCCATGCAGGCGCAGATCACCGCCGAGCGCGGCAAGCGCGCCCTCATCGCGGCCTCCGAAGGTCGCCGCCAGGAGCAGATCAACATCGCCACCGGCGAACGCGAGGCTTTCATTGCCCGTTCCGAAGGCGAGAAGCAGGCCCAGATCAACAATGCCCAGGGTGAGGCGGCCGCCATCACCGCCGTGGCCACCGCCACCGCCGACGCCATCGAGCGCGTAGCAGCGGCCATTCGCCAGCCGGGTGGTGAACAAGCCGTGCAGCTCAAGGTGGCCGAGCGCGCCGTCGATGCCTACGGCAAGGTGGCGGCCGATTCCAAGACCACGCTGATCGTGCCGAGCAACATGAGCGAAACGGCAGCACTCATCGCCTCGGCCATGCGCATGGTCCAGGCCGGCAAACCGCAAAATCCGGCCTGA